The DNA sequence tgtgcctgtgtgcccatgtgcccgtgtgtgtgcatgtacaaaagtgcatgtgcacacgtgcctgtgggggtagggtggggagtcAAGGATACAAGTTGGGAACCTTCCTCTAGCATGTTCCACCTTCTTtgggaaacagggtctctccctgatcCTGGAGGTCTCCGATGGCTAGAATAGTGGCCAAGAAGTTCAGGaatccttttctcccccccccccaatccctggtactgggattacagctgtgcagAGGTGTGCACCTCTCCATGTGAATGATCAAACGGACAAGCTGATCGagctgtctccccaccccaccaagtCTGGCCTtcctaggaagaaaaataatctcaaatGGGTTACTGGCCCGGGAAACACGCGTGACTTCAGAAGAAGGCTGCGTCTGCCATGGTTGTGTTCCCATATTCCAGAAAAGTGTGGGTCTCCTATCAGTACCCAGCCAGTGTCACCACGTAGATAGTGGCTGCTGTGAAgttctctcgtgtgtgtgtgtgtgtgtgtgtgtgtgtgtgtgtgtgtgtgtgtgtgtgtgtttccatccCCCAAGACAAAGCTTGGGAGACATCACTATAGAACAGGGAATTAGGCAGGAGATTTGGACCCAAGCAAATGGACTCAAACCATAAGTCCATCAGAGTGATGTTGGGTATTGGTCCCTCTTAAACTAACAGGAGACAGTAAAGCCTGTCTCCGATACTTGCTACGATATTGTAAACAGTAAGCCAAACATCGAGTGTGGTCCTAGTAGACTTTTGCTCACTAATGgctgcctccctctcttctggGCTCAGATCTCCATGAGTGGTGTGAGTGAGAACCAGACCACCTGGCTGACCCTCGTGGGCTTCGGGAAGCTGAAACACCTGAGCTTCCTCCCCTTTGTCCTCTTTCTAGCCATCTATGTGGCAACGGTTGGTGGCAATATCCTCATCATGATTGCTGTGGCCTCCAGTCAGACCCTCCACACAccaatgtacttcttcctctgcCATTTCTCCCTGCTGGAGATCGTCTATACATCCAACATCGTGCCTCGGCTGTTACAGAGCTTCCTGGAAGGTGGGGACGTCATCTCCTTGGTCGCCTGCCTCGCCCAGTTCTACGTATTTGCCTCTCTGGCTGCAGCTGAGTGTCTCATGCTCTCGGCCATGTCCTATGACCGTTACTTGGCCATTTGCCACCCCCTTCATTACCCGGTCCTCATGAGCACCTGGTGCTGTGTCCGCCTAGCCACAGGGGCCTGGTTCAGTGGcttcttcttctctgccttcaCTTTGGCCTTGGCagcccctctgtccctctgtcccggCCGCAGGGTGATTGATCACTACTTCTGTGACTTTGCTCCGGTTGTAGGGCTGTTCTGTGGAGAGGTGTGGGTCATGTGGGGGGCTGGCGTGAGCATCTCGGGCTGCCTCACGCTCGCCCCCTTCCTGTTGATCGTCACATCCTACGTCTTCATCCTGAGGGCTGTGCTGAGAATCCCTTCTGGCCACGGGAGGCAGaaagccttctccacctgctCCTCTCACCTCAGTGTGGTTGCGGTATTTTACGGCACTCTCATCGTGGTCTATGTGGCCCCAACAGAGCACATGCCCACCTTGCTCCGGAAGGCCTTCTCTGTCCTCTACACAGTGCTCACCCCCATGGTCAACCCCATCATCTACAGTCTCAAGAATCAAGAGGTCAAATGGGCTCTCCATAGGCTCTGGAGGCAGCTCCTCTGAGGACATGCCCCCGCTGAGGTATACAGTCAGCTTTTAacttcttctttgatttttttaccTTAGCCCCTTCCTCAAAGTCAGATGGAGAAAGAAGGCCGTTGTGTTGAAAAGACAAGACAATGGATTGAAAGCAAATACCTAACCACAGGATGTATCTTCAGTTTTCCATTGCGACTGGGTTAAGATCGCAGGCCTCAAACAGGACCTAAGGCACTTTAGACATTTTGTAATCATTCATTTTTGaatgaattaatattaaaatgaatgcaGGAAGGAGCTGGATGGCAGCCCCATGGGGAATAACAGTTTCCTTgctattttgtttatatatgggtgttttgcctgcatgtgtgtatctgtgcaccacacacatgcctctTGCCTGgcaccatggagaccagaagagggtgtcggattcCTTGGAACTTGATTTATAGACATCTGTGAGCTGCCATTGTGAGACCAAACCAAGAAAAATTGACTTTGCAGGTTAAAGGTTCTGTTTGCAGTTAAGACAGTTAAGAATAAATTCCTAACcagctggtggtggcacacatcttttatcccagaactcagcaggcagaggcaggtggatctctgtgagttccaagccaacctggtctatagaggtagttccaggacagccaggaccacacagagaaactgtgtcatgaaaaaaaaaaagccaacaataacaaacaaacaagaaaggcaTATGCTTTTGTTTGTCCTCTGTTTGTTTGATGTGCCTGATCACACGTGGGTGGAACTACGTTAGAGCATGTATGCATGCCCCTGGTTGAACCTGATAGGAAATGCCTTATGAGTGTTTCTTTATAAGCCTCAACAAAATGTGACTCCTTACCAAGTCCTGCAAACCCTGGGATGGTCCTGGCCAGAGTCCATCCACTTGGCCAGTATTTAAGtaaagcttgcttcaaacttGGTTCAAAAATTGTGGAACTGGTCTTCCATGATTCTCAGGTTTAACACCATATGCTTGCtgagagctgaactcaggtcctctggacaAGCAGCCAGTGTACTCTTAACCagcgagccatctctctggcctctactTACAGACTCTTAATCCAAGGCTGCTAAGTCTAAGGTTGGAACCAAAGGAAAGGGGCCTTAGTATTGTGAACCAGAATTAAGACAGGGCTTCCGGCCAGGCTTCAAGTGCTGTCCCAGAGATGAAGGACTAAAGCGCTGAGCCCTAAGTCCCTGGCGGTGCTGGCCAGAGCAGCTGCAGACAGACAAGGGTTTGCCTTGGAAAGCAGAGGACAGCTGGGAGTCAAACGCTCAAACTACTCAAGCCTAGAGCCCAGGAGACCAATTAGGCCGGTGCTCGGTGAGTTCCAGTTAGTCCCCGTAATTGGTGTTGGACCAATAAATAgtcaaggaaggaaagatgggagggaaggagcaagagagggagggagggaggaagagaaggagggaaggagggagaaaggaaggaaggattgcaATCTCTGAATTCCAGANNNNNNNNNNNNNNNNNNNNNNNNNNNNNNNNNAGGAGACCAATTAGGCCGGTGCTCGGTGAGTTCCAGTTAGTCCCCGTAATTGGTGTTGGACCAATAAATAgtcaaggaaggaaagatgggagggagggagggagggagggagggagggaggaaggaaggaaggaaggaaggaaggaaggaaggaaggaaggaaggaaggaagggggcaaTTAAATGGGAAAAGAAGGATAAGTTAACCCCAGTAAGATAACTCTGACTCTCGAAATAGCTCCAcctctaccagaggttctttgaAGGCTTTGAGAATGGCAAAAGCTAAGGGAACTATCACATGCCCTTCACCCCAGAGGTTTGGGCAGACTGGACAACATAGTAAAACTgcatctctttaaaaacaaaaatccagggctatacagagaaactctgtctcgaaaaaccaaaaaaaataaataaataaaataaaataaaaaataaataaataaataaataaataaataaaaacaaaaatccaaaagagtctccca is a window from the Mus pahari chromosome 17, PAHARI_EIJ_v1.1, whole genome shotgun sequence genome containing:
- the LOC110334450 gene encoding olfactory receptor 11A1-like, translated to MSGVSENQTTWLTLVGFGKLKHLSFLPFVLFLAIYVATVGGNILIMIAVASSQTLHTPMYFFLCHFSLLEIVYTSNIVPRLLQSFLEGGDVISLVACLAQFYVFASLAAAECLMLSAMSYDRYLAICHPLHYPVLMSTWCCVRLATGAWFSGFFFSAFTLALAAPLSLCPGRRVIDHYFCDFAPVVGLFCGEVWVMWGAGVSISGCLTLAPFLLIVTSYVFILRAVLRIPSGHGRQKAFSTCSSHLSVVAVFYGTLIVVYVAPTEHMPTLLRKAFSVLYTVLTPMVNPIIYSLKNQEVKWALHRLWRQLL